In Hoeflea ulvae, one genomic interval encodes:
- a CDS encoding enoyl-CoA hydratase/isomerase family protein has product MQYIQVERHARGIVRLVMNHAEARNAMGEALRGELLSVLEELLPDPKTRVLMIASALKDFSVGGDLSKMDTLSDPKVGRQRIVSAHRLARLLLANDKPIIAEVKGHAVGAGAGLALICDTIVMGESGSIGFPFFRVGLVPDFAIAYTLPKRMGFARARQALLYARSFASADALREGIADEVVADDEVEAKAMERAKQLAAFPAHAMALTKRMLEHSDDPMAVLEFEAMAQPLCFSTDDFQEGLAAFRDKRKPLFDPETE; this is encoded by the coding sequence ATGCAGTATATTCAGGTGGAGCGCCATGCGCGGGGCATTGTCCGGCTCGTGATGAATCACGCCGAGGCCCGCAATGCAATGGGTGAGGCCTTGCGTGGCGAACTTCTGAGCGTTCTTGAAGAACTGTTGCCCGACCCGAAGACCCGGGTGCTGATGATTGCATCAGCACTGAAGGATTTTTCAGTCGGCGGTGACCTTTCAAAGATGGACACGCTGTCCGACCCCAAGGTTGGCCGCCAGCGCATTGTCTCCGCCCATCGTCTGGCGCGGCTGCTGCTGGCCAATGACAAGCCGATCATTGCCGAAGTCAAGGGTCATGCCGTTGGCGCCGGAGCAGGGCTGGCTTTGATCTGCGACACCATCGTCATGGGCGAATCAGGCAGCATCGGCTTTCCGTTCTTCCGGGTCGGCCTGGTGCCGGATTTTGCCATTGCCTACACCTTGCCCAAGCGTATGGGCTTTGCCCGGGCCAGGCAGGCGCTGCTGTATGCACGCAGCTTTGCCAGCGCGGATGCCTTGCGCGAAGGCATTGCCGACGAGGTCGTCGCCGATGATGAGGTTGAGGCCAAGGCGATGGAACGGGCAAAGCAACTGGCTGCGTTTCCCGCGCACGCCATGGCGCTGACCAAGCGGATGCTTGAACATTCAGACGATCCGATGGCCGTGCTGGAATTCGAGGCGATGGCGCAACCCCTGTGCTTCAGCACCGACGATTTCCAGGAAGGCCTTGCCGCCTTCCGGGACAAGCGCAAACCGCTTTTCGATCCCGAAACCGAATAG
- a CDS encoding TetR/AcrR family transcriptional regulator: MTKKPTKSEVSQKRVLDAAAKIFRDNGYAGTTMRAIADEADLKAGSIYYHYKSKDELISAVLDLGIHAVSDSVKSALDALPETATGRQRIETAVYAHLSAIIEYGDYTLATRRVFGQVPESIRLKNMRLRDLYGTMWQEILMGAKERGEFRPNANITLARLFILGALNWTVEWFKPGGRSIDEVAREFSSVVVEGLMRHEPGPSDT; encoded by the coding sequence ATGACAAAAAAGCCAACCAAGTCAGAAGTGTCACAAAAACGGGTGCTCGATGCTGCGGCAAAGATCTTCCGGGACAATGGTTATGCTGGAACCACCATGCGCGCCATTGCAGACGAGGCTGACTTGAAGGCCGGCAGCATCTATTACCACTATAAGTCCAAGGATGAACTGATCAGCGCCGTGCTCGATCTGGGTATTCATGCGGTCTCGGACTCGGTGAAAAGTGCGCTCGACGCCCTTCCCGAAACAGCCACCGGACGCCAGAGGATTGAAACCGCCGTTTATGCCCACCTGTCGGCCATCATCGAATATGGCGACTACACGCTGGCCACACGGCGGGTGTTCGGCCAGGTGCCCGAGAGTATCCGGCTCAAGAACATGCGTCTGCGCGATCTCTATGGCACCATGTGGCAGGAGATCCTGATGGGGGCCAAGGAGCGGGGCGAATTTCGCCCGAATGCCAACATCACCCTTGCCCGGCTGTTCATTCTCGGCGCGCTCAACTGGACGGTGGAATGGTTCAAACCGGGCGGCCGCAGCATCGACGAGGTGGCGCGGGAATTCAGTTCTGTCGTGGTCGAGGGTCTGATGCGGCATGAGCCGGGCCCCAGCGACACCTGA
- a CDS encoding acyl-CoA dehydrogenase family protein — protein sequence MPELTDEHRMIQESARDFTRNVVLPAANRLDPVKGDIPREIIDQMAELGYFGILIPEEYGGLGLGAFEYCLVAEELARGWMSVASLIARGNALIGSLKYMTPDQQAHYLPKMARGEFLGAFSLSEPDAGSDVANISCRAKRVGDEWEITGNKYWCTFADGADFILVFARTGETIDPKARHRGISAFMVEKPRGELPEGVSGNTIPKIGYHGWTTWELAFDKCRVSADKMVGEEGKAFYLATAGLETARAHTAARSIGLAQAGLDDAIEYSKQRRQFGASISSFQAIRFKIATMATEIEAARSLMYSVCEKIDQGVRCDKEASMVKLFASEMSERVTSEALQILGGGGYTTLNAVERHWRDARLTKIFEGTSEIQMRIISDHILGRD from the coding sequence ATGCCTGAACTGACCGACGAACACCGCATGATCCAGGAATCGGCGCGCGATTTCACCCGAAACGTGGTGCTGCCGGCCGCCAACAGGCTGGACCCGGTCAAGGGCGACATTCCCCGCGAAATAATCGACCAGATGGCCGAGCTCGGCTATTTCGGGATCCTGATCCCGGAAGAATATGGCGGGCTTGGTCTCGGCGCCTTCGAATATTGCCTGGTTGCCGAGGAACTGGCGCGCGGCTGGATGAGTGTCGCCAGCCTGATCGCCCGCGGCAATGCGCTGATCGGGTCGCTCAAATACATGACGCCGGACCAGCAGGCGCATTATCTGCCGAAGATGGCCCGCGGCGAGTTCCTCGGCGCCTTCTCGCTGTCGGAACCGGATGCGGGGTCCGACGTGGCCAATATTTCCTGCCGGGCCAAGCGGGTCGGCGACGAGTGGGAGATCACCGGCAACAAATACTGGTGCACCTTTGCCGATGGCGCCGATTTCATTCTGGTCTTTGCCCGCACCGGAGAAACAATCGACCCCAAGGCGCGCCACCGCGGCATTTCGGCCTTCATGGTCGAAAAACCCCGCGGGGAACTGCCGGAGGGCGTGTCGGGCAATACCATTCCCAAGATCGGCTATCACGGCTGGACCACCTGGGAGCTGGCCTTCGACAAATGCCGGGTGTCTGCGGACAAAATGGTCGGTGAAGAAGGCAAGGCGTTCTACCTGGCGACGGCAGGACTGGAGACGGCGCGGGCGCATACCGCGGCCCGCTCCATCGGTCTGGCGCAGGCAGGTCTCGATGACGCCATCGAATATTCCAAGCAGCGGCGGCAGTTCGGCGCGTCGATCTCGTCGTTTCAGGCGATCCGCTTCAAGATTGCCACCATGGCCACCGAGATCGAGGCCGCGCGGTCGCTGATGTATTCGGTGTGCGAAAAGATCGACCAGGGCGTGCGCTGTGACAAGGAAGCCTCGATGGTCAAGCTGTTTGCCAGCGAGATGTCGGAGCGGGTGACCAGCGAAGCGCTGCAGATCCTGGGCGGCGGCGGCTACACCACGCTCAATGCTGTGGAGCGGCACTGGCGCGACGCAAGGCTGACCAAGATTTTCGAGGGAACCTCGGAAATCCAGATGCGGATCATTTCGGATCATATTCTGGGCCGCGACTGA
- a CDS encoding SDR family NAD(P)-dependent oxidoreductase produces the protein MTDKHPGTAFVTGAAKGIGRGIVERLVADGYKVVAIDRLDSIHELGEKLRAEGADIVTDVADIRDRAALGALMDRAAPLDVIVNNAAITSTHRFEDLTEDHFREAFDVNVVGTFVVAQEGARRMRNGGRIINIASRSFAGAPQMAHYAASKTAVVGLTRSMAIDLSPRDIRVNAIAPGVVDTDMLHYMSEERQQAMLGLQLLGRIGQPEDIARAVSFLASPDNIYITGQVMIVDGGRSLGQGQLPPEESAYA, from the coding sequence ATGACAGACAAGCACCCCGGAACCGCCTTTGTCACCGGTGCCGCCAAAGGCATCGGCCGCGGAATTGTCGAGCGGCTGGTGGCTGATGGTTACAAAGTGGTGGCGATCGACCGGCTGGACAGCATTCACGAGCTCGGCGAGAAACTTCGGGCGGAGGGAGCCGACATCGTCACCGACGTTGCCGATATCCGCGACCGTGCCGCGCTTGGCGCGCTGATGGACCGCGCCGCGCCACTGGATGTGATCGTCAACAATGCCGCCATCACCAGCACGCACCGGTTTGAAGACCTGACCGAGGATCATTTCCGCGAAGCTTTCGACGTCAATGTCGTGGGAACCTTTGTCGTGGCCCAGGAAGGTGCGCGGCGCATGCGCAATGGCGGTCGCATCATCAACATCGCGTCCCGGTCCTTTGCCGGCGCACCGCAGATGGCGCATTACGCCGCCTCCAAGACCGCGGTGGTCGGTCTGACACGGTCCATGGCGATCGATCTTTCGCCACGCGACATCCGTGTCAACGCAATTGCGCCAGGCGTGGTCGATACCGACATGCTGCATTACATGAGCGAGGAACGCCAGCAGGCCATGCTCGGGCTTCAATTGCTGGGCCGGATCGGTCAGCCGGAGGATATCGCCCGGGCGGTGTCCTTCCTGGCCTCACCGGATAACATCTACATTACGGGGCAGGTCATGATTGTCGACGGCGGTCGTTCGCTCGGCCAGGGCCAGTTGCCCCCGGAGGAGTCTGCCTATGCCTGA
- a CDS encoding MmgE/PrpD family protein: MLEQAAPPEVTRWLAERASAIGFDDLPEEAVMVARQCILDWFAVTIAGASEPAVAILREEVLEDGATPVATLVGSGERTSAVNAALINGTASHALDFDDVNMSILGHPTVAVLPGLLALAEARGASPRALIEAFVAGYEVACRTGELMSPSHYNHGFHATATVGSVGSAAACARLLELDPDATATSYGVAATLASGLKSMFGTMCKPLHAGRAAQNGLSAARLAARGFTSRQDALECAQGLAATQSVDFNPEEAMRAEPLDFHIRRNLFKYHASCYLTHGAIEAGIKLRTQHDVSTNAIARITIRVAPVTDRVCNLAAPATGLEAKFSLRLTVAMALAGRNTSAIASYTDAATQDPELVRLRDMAMIVFDETFPEAKAEITVETIDGVIYSANHDAGVPDSDLARQQGKLEDKFIALVEPILGGETRQLLQRLTSIDEAASLDEILAMTRRSK; encoded by the coding sequence ATGCTTGAACAGGCCGCGCCACCCGAAGTCACCCGCTGGCTCGCCGAACGGGCTTCGGCCATCGGATTTGACGATCTGCCCGAAGAGGCGGTCATGGTCGCACGGCAGTGCATTCTGGACTGGTTCGCCGTCACCATTGCCGGGGCCTCGGAACCCGCTGTCGCGATCCTGCGGGAAGAGGTTCTGGAAGATGGCGCGACACCAGTCGCCACGCTGGTCGGTTCCGGCGAACGGACATCTGCGGTCAATGCGGCGCTGATCAACGGGACGGCGTCCCACGCTCTCGATTTCGATGATGTCAACATGTCCATTCTCGGTCACCCGACCGTGGCAGTCCTGCCTGGTCTGCTGGCATTGGCGGAAGCAAGAGGCGCATCGCCGCGTGCCTTGATCGAGGCTTTTGTGGCCGGTTACGAAGTCGCCTGCCGCACTGGCGAATTGATGAGCCCGAGCCATTACAATCACGGATTTCATGCCACCGCGACTGTCGGAAGTGTCGGGTCGGCTGCCGCCTGCGCGCGGCTTCTGGAGCTTGATCCGGATGCCACGGCGACCTCCTACGGCGTTGCTGCGACCCTGGCGTCAGGGCTGAAATCCATGTTCGGCACCATGTGCAAGCCGTTGCATGCCGGCCGTGCCGCCCAGAACGGGCTTTCGGCGGCGCGGCTTGCTGCGCGCGGCTTCACCAGTCGACAGGACGCGCTCGAATGCGCCCAGGGACTGGCGGCGACACAGAGCGTGGATTTCAATCCGGAGGAGGCGATGCGGGCCGAACCGCTCGACTTCCACATCCGCCGCAATCTCTTCAAATACCACGCCTCCTGCTACCTGACCCATGGAGCAATCGAGGCCGGGATCAAGCTGCGCACCCAGCACGACGTGTCGACCAATGCGATCGCGAGGATCACCATCCGTGTGGCGCCGGTGACCGACAGGGTCTGTAATCTGGCCGCACCGGCGACCGGGCTCGAGGCAAAGTTCAGCCTGCGCCTGACCGTTGCGATGGCACTGGCCGGACGCAACACGTCTGCCATTGCCAGCTACACCGATGCCGCGACGCAGGATCCCGAACTGGTCCGGTTGAGAGACATGGCAATGATCGTCTTCGACGAGACCTTTCCCGAGGCAAAGGCGGAGATCACGGTCGAAACCATCGATGGGGTCATCTATTCGGCCAATCATGATGCCGGAGTTCCCGACAGCGATCTGGCGCGTCAGCAGGGCAAGCTGGAAGACAAGTTCATCGCGCTGGTCGAGCCCATTCTCGGTGGAGAGACACGGCAGCTGCTGCAACGCCTCACCAGTATCGACGAAGCGGCATCGCTTGATGAAATCCTGGCCATGACGCGGAGAAGCAAATGA
- a CDS encoding class I adenylate-forming enzyme family protein, whose amino-acid sequence MIDTLGDILRNNAYKFPDELAWVIGEDRISFRQHHDRAQQLASAVYNLGVRRQDRISVLSQNTREFMEIYSAGELAGYIVTTVNFRLAPPEMAYILKDSTPRVLFFEGRYTETVEQLRHDQPHIETYVCFGAEAPDWALSYEDFLASGDPSGAPSRPMPDDIMHLIYTSGTTGRPKGVMRTHRAEINVAQLMATELGVIVSDRMQLMMPVFHVGSRFLQLGAHLRGATVVFHYDFKPEEVVATIERERITMTHLAPTMVQAVLSVPGIETTDLSSLHTLCYSAAPMPGPVLRRGLELLGPVFLQLYGMTEGGGTTLHKRQHKPDGTAQDLKRLTSIGQAAPNVDIRIADDEGNELPVNQPGEILTRTTTHMAGYWNNSPATIAALRDGWYRTGDLGYLDEEGFLYLVDRKKDMIISGGENIYSREVEEALASHPAVLDAAVIGVKDEYWGETVRAVVVASEAVEEAELIAHCKTQIASYKKPKSIIFVDELPRLPSGKINKTILREVHGAPAPKASDNA is encoded by the coding sequence ATGATCGACACACTTGGCGATATCCTGCGCAACAATGCATATAAATTCCCCGATGAACTGGCCTGGGTGATCGGCGAAGACCGCATCAGTTTCCGCCAGCATCACGACCGTGCCCAGCAACTGGCTTCGGCGGTCTACAATCTCGGTGTTCGCAGGCAGGACCGGATTTCGGTGCTTTCGCAGAACACGCGCGAGTTCATGGAGATCTACAGTGCCGGCGAGCTGGCTGGCTACATCGTTACCACGGTGAACTTCCGGCTGGCCCCGCCGGAGATGGCCTATATCCTCAAGGATTCCACACCGCGCGTGCTGTTTTTCGAGGGACGCTATACGGAAACGGTCGAGCAATTGCGCCACGACCAGCCGCATATCGAAACCTATGTCTGTTTCGGTGCCGAGGCCCCCGACTGGGCCCTGTCCTACGAGGATTTCCTCGCATCGGGAGATCCGTCCGGGGCGCCGTCGCGGCCGATGCCCGATGACATCATGCACCTGATCTACACCAGCGGCACCACCGGCCGCCCCAAGGGCGTGATGCGGACCCACCGGGCCGAGATCAATGTGGCGCAGCTGATGGCGACAGAGCTCGGCGTGATCGTCAGCGACCGGATGCAATTGATGATGCCGGTGTTTCACGTCGGCTCGCGGTTTCTGCAGCTCGGTGCGCATCTGCGCGGCGCCACCGTCGTGTTTCACTATGATTTCAAGCCCGAGGAGGTGGTTGCGACCATCGAGCGGGAACGGATCACGATGACCCATCTGGCGCCGACCATGGTGCAGGCGGTGCTTTCGGTTCCGGGCATCGAGACAACCGACCTGTCATCGCTGCACACGCTTTGCTATTCGGCCGCGCCGATGCCGGGGCCGGTGCTGCGCAGGGGACTTGAACTGCTCGGGCCTGTTTTCCTGCAGCTTTACGGCATGACCGAGGGCGGCGGCACGACCCTGCACAAGCGCCAGCACAAGCCGGACGGCACGGCGCAGGATCTCAAGCGCCTGACATCCATCGGACAGGCGGCGCCCAATGTGGATATCCGCATCGCCGATGACGAGGGCAACGAATTGCCGGTCAACCAGCCCGGAGAGATCCTGACCAGGACCACCACGCATATGGCGGGCTACTGGAACAACAGCCCGGCAACGATCGCAGCCCTTCGCGATGGCTGGTACCGCACCGGTGATCTCGGCTATCTCGACGAAGAGGGCTTTCTCTACCTGGTCGACCGCAAGAAGGACATGATCATTTCCGGCGGCGAGAACATCTATTCGCGTGAAGTCGAGGAGGCTCTCGCCTCCCATCCTGCGGTGCTTGATGCCGCTGTCATCGGCGTCAAGGACGAATACTGGGGCGAGACGGTGCGGGCGGTCGTGGTCGCATCGGAGGCGGTGGAAGAAGCCGAACTGATTGCCCACTGCAAGACCCAGATCGCCAGCTACAAGAAGCCCAAGAGCATAATTTTTGTCGACGAATTGCCGCGCCTGCCGAGCGGCAAGATCAACAAGACCATCCTGCGCGAGGTCCATGGCGCGCCCGCACCAAAGGCCAGCGACAATGCTTGA
- a CDS encoding acyl-CoA dehydrogenase family protein, translating into MDFGEPEHIGMLRESIRRMLDRHATREQMAKWDEEDKVPRALMEHIRELGICGMTVPESFGGTGRDVLGTMVAVEELSRRSMVIATLYLMNSCYGSMNILASGSEEQKQRLLPQLADGQLLFAYGLSEPDVGSDLASVRTRAERHGDKVIINGTKRWCSGAEIADYIYALVRSGEPDARYKNLSLVLLPTNAKGIELTHIPAMGARGLNTNDVSLVDVEISIDDVVGGEDGWNNGWTRLAGPALEVEKLEVAAMALGIAAQAVDDAWEYSQQRKQFGSRICSVQSIRHMLADVQTKLAAARLMLYRGCWLADNNLPCSAETSMAKMYVCELGLEIVLTCQKIMGAYGYAKGFDMERYVRDMLLMPIIGGSTAIQKNNIANRMGLPKS; encoded by the coding sequence ATGGATTTCGGCGAACCCGAACATATCGGCATGTTGCGAGAGAGCATTCGGCGAATGCTCGACCGCCATGCCACGCGCGAGCAGATGGCGAAATGGGACGAGGAGGACAAGGTTCCTCGCGCCCTGATGGAGCATATCCGCGAACTCGGCATCTGCGGCATGACCGTGCCGGAATCATTTGGTGGCACCGGTCGCGACGTGCTCGGCACCATGGTTGCGGTCGAGGAGCTGTCGCGCCGTTCGATGGTGATCGCCACGCTCTATCTGATGAATTCCTGCTATGGCAGCATGAACATTCTTGCCTCCGGCAGCGAAGAGCAGAAGCAAAGGCTGTTGCCGCAACTGGCCGACGGCCAGTTGCTGTTTGCCTATGGGTTGTCCGAACCCGATGTCGGTTCGGACCTTGCCAGCGTGCGCACGCGCGCCGAACGTCACGGCGACAAGGTGATCATCAACGGCACGAAGCGCTGGTGTTCGGGCGCAGAGATCGCCGACTACATCTATGCGCTGGTGCGCAGCGGTGAGCCGGATGCGCGTTACAAGAACCTGTCGCTGGTGCTCCTTCCGACAAATGCCAAGGGCATCGAACTCACACACATTCCGGCCATGGGTGCGCGTGGCCTCAACACCAATGATGTCTCGCTGGTCGATGTCGAGATTTCCATCGACGACGTGGTCGGCGGCGAGGACGGCTGGAACAATGGCTGGACCCGGCTTGCCGGTCCGGCGCTCGAAGTCGAGAAGCTCGAGGTTGCAGCCATGGCGCTGGGAATCGCGGCCCAGGCGGTCGACGATGCCTGGGAATATTCGCAGCAGCGCAAGCAGTTCGGCAGCCGGATCTGTTCCGTGCAGTCGATCCGTCACATGCTGGCGGATGTCCAGACCAAGCTCGCGGCGGCGCGGCTGATGCTCTATCGCGGCTGCTGGCTGGCCGACAACAATCTGCCCTGCAGCGCCGAGACCTCGATGGCCAAGATGTATGTCTGTGAGCTCGGTCTCGAAATCGTGCTGACCTGCCAGAAGATCATGGGCGCCTATGGCTATGCCAAGGGCTTCGACATGGAACGCTATGTCCGCGACATGCTGCTGATGCCGATCATCGGCGGCTCGACGGCCATCCAGAAAAACAACATCGCCAACCGGATGGGGCTGCCGAAGTCCTGA
- a CDS encoding enoyl-CoA hydratase/isomerase family protein, with the protein MIVDYSSYKYFLFEQDGRTMTVTMNRPDQLNAMTAEMHEESSRVFYDLSLDHSIDVVIFTGAGKAFSAGGDIVGMREMYEDTEMFDRSINEAKRVVFGILDCDKVIICKMNGDAVGLGATMALFCDIIIAADHARIGDPHVRVGLAAGDGGAVIWPQAIGYAKAKEYLMTGDLITAPDAQAMGMINYSVPADELDAKVDAMAKKLGNGAMKSIKYTKTAINIGLKQLAHTMMDTCMAYEALTNRSQDHLEAINAFSEKRKPKFTGL; encoded by the coding sequence ATGATCGTAGACTATTCGAGCTACAAATATTTCCTGTTCGAGCAGGATGGCCGCACGATGACCGTGACCATGAACCGGCCGGATCAGCTCAATGCGATGACCGCCGAGATGCACGAGGAATCATCGCGGGTCTTCTACGATCTGTCGCTCGATCATTCCATCGACGTGGTCATCTTCACCGGCGCCGGCAAGGCGTTCTCGGCCGGCGGCGACATTGTCGGCATGCGCGAAATGTATGAAGACACCGAGATGTTCGATCGCTCGATCAACGAGGCCAAGCGCGTCGTGTTCGGCATTCTCGATTGCGACAAGGTGATCATCTGCAAGATGAATGGCGACGCGGTCGGGCTGGGTGCGACGATGGCCCTGTTCTGCGATATCATCATCGCTGCAGACCATGCCCGCATCGGCGATCCGCATGTGCGCGTCGGGCTGGCAGCCGGAGACGGCGGCGCCGTGATCTGGCCGCAGGCGATCGGTTATGCCAAGGCCAAGGAATATCTGATGACCGGTGACCTGATCACTGCGCCTGACGCTCAGGCCATGGGCATGATCAACTATTCGGTGCCGGCAGACGAGCTTGACGCCAAGGTTGATGCCATGGCCAAGAAACTCGGCAATGGCGCAATGAAGTCGATCAAATACACCAAGACCGCCATCAATATCGGCCTCAAGCAGCTGGCCCATACCATGATGGACACCTGCATGGCCTATGAAGCGCTGACCAATCGCAGCCAGGATCACCTGGAAGCGATCAACGCCTTCAGCGAGAAGCGCAAGCCGAAATTCACCGGACTCTGA
- a CDS encoding acetate--CoA ligase family protein, translating to MNHVSPATDLDHLFRPRSIAILGASNDPNRISGRPLRYLLEGGFKGGLYPVNPNRETVQGVKAYASLADVPEVPDVALLAVPAALTEQAVVECIEKGVRAAVIFSAGYAESGDDGLLVQDRIAATAKAGGLRLLGPNCLGMFNSNIGYFGTFTQSLDREIPSPGPVGIVSQSGAYGSHIAYLARKRGIGVSYWITTGNEADVDVAECLYWMAGQSDIKVIMAYVEGVRNGPRFRAALALARRNRKPVVMMKVGRSEVGAKAASSHTASLAGSDEVYDALFRQYGVHRAATTEEQLDVAYACTRGIFPQGNKLGVVTLSGGAGVLISDSAERYGLDVAPMPEAAQKQLKELLPFASVENPVDTTAQALNDMSLLSKNIHIMLEQGGYDALIGFFSTVPSTRTLSAPLRQAITDGCAAFPDRLVAMEMVTDEETVRSYEKNGFLVFEDADRAVLALSALTRFGTAFENAGSEAEDDIAAAAPLATGQVSEYEAKRILGQAGIPFLDEKLVNAAGAAGDAADAIGYPVVMKIVSPDIEHKTEIGGVLVGPGDRAEVMASYDTLIARAAEHCPDALIEGVLVAPMAKKGVETIIGVSRDPVFGPVVMFGLGGVHVEVLKDVAFRHVPFDKAEALSMIDQIRGRALLSGVRGAPPSDVDALADVLVRISAFAAAHRDNIETIDLNPVIALPAGQGVVALDALLVPLSRIGA from the coding sequence ATGAATCACGTCTCGCCCGCCACCGATCTCGATCATCTGTTCCGGCCACGCTCGATTGCCATCCTGGGTGCCTCGAACGATCCCAATCGCATTTCCGGCCGGCCGCTGCGCTATCTGCTGGAGGGCGGCTTCAAGGGCGGGCTCTATCCGGTCAATCCCAATCGCGAGACCGTGCAGGGGGTCAAGGCCTATGCCTCGCTCGCTGATGTGCCGGAGGTTCCCGACGTGGCTCTTCTGGCCGTTCCTGCGGCGCTGACCGAACAGGCGGTGGTCGAATGCATCGAAAAGGGTGTTCGTGCCGCAGTGATTTTTTCGGCAGGCTATGCCGAAAGTGGCGATGACGGTCTGCTGGTGCAGGACCGGATCGCCGCAACGGCCAAGGCCGGCGGGCTGCGCCTGCTGGGCCCCAATTGTCTCGGCATGTTCAATTCGAATATCGGCTATTTCGGCACCTTCACCCAGTCGCTGGATCGCGAGATTCCCTCGCCCGGTCCTGTCGGCATTGTCAGCCAGAGCGGGGCCTACGGCTCCCACATCGCCTATCTCGCCCGCAAGCGCGGCATTGGCGTGAGCTACTGGATCACCACGGGCAACGAGGCCGATGTCGACGTGGCGGAATGCCTGTACTGGATGGCCGGACAGTCAGACATCAAGGTCATCATGGCCTATGTCGAAGGTGTTCGCAACGGGCCGCGGTTCCGCGCCGCGCTGGCACTGGCGCGCAGGAACCGCAAGCCGGTGGTGATGATGAAAGTCGGGCGCTCGGAAGTCGGCGCCAAGGCTGCGAGTTCGCACACCGCCTCGCTTGCCGGATCCGACGAGGTCTATGATGCGCTGTTTAGGCAATATGGCGTGCATCGTGCCGCCACCACCGAAGAACAGCTCGATGTCGCCTATGCCTGCACCCGCGGCATTTTTCCCCAGGGCAACAAGCTTGGCGTGGTGACGTTGTCGGGTGGCGCCGGGGTGCTGATTTCGGATTCGGCGGAGCGGTATGGCCTCGATGTTGCGCCGATGCCGGAAGCGGCCCAGAAGCAACTGAAGGAGCTGCTGCCCTTCGCCTCGGTGGAAAATCCGGTCGACACGACGGCGCAGGCGCTCAATGACATGAGCCTGCTGTCGAAGAACATCCACATCATGCTTGAGCAGGGTGGTTATGACGCCTTGATCGGCTTCTTTTCCACCGTGCCCAGCACACGGACGCTGTCGGCTCCCCTGCGCCAGGCCATCACCGATGGCTGCGCCGCCTTTCCGGACCGGTTGGTGGCCATGGAAATGGTGACGGACGAGGAAACGGTGCGTTCCTACGAGAAGAACGGGTTCCTGGTTTTCGAGGATGCCGACCGCGCCGTGCTGGCGCTTTCGGCGCTGACGCGTTTCGGCACCGCCTTCGAGAATGCCGGCAGCGAGGCTGAGGACGATATCGCTGCCGCAGCACCGCTGGCGACCGGGCAGGTTTCCGAATATGAAGCCAAGCGCATCCTGGGGCAGGCGGGCATTCCGTTTCTCGACGAAAAGCTCGTGAACGCCGCCGGTGCGGCCGGAGATGCCGCCGATGCCATCGGCTATCCTGTGGTCATGAAAATCGTGTCCCCGGACATTGAACACAAGACCGAGATCGGTGGTGTGCTGGTCGGGCCGGGTGACCGGGCCGAGGTGATGGCAAGCTATGACACGCTGATCGCGCGGGCAGCGGAGCATTGCCCGGATGCGCTGATCGAGGGTGTTCTCGTGGCGCCGATGGCCAAAAAGGGTGTCGAGACCATCATCGGAGTCAGCCGCGATCCGGTGTTCGGTCCGGTGGTCATGTTCGGCCTGGGCGGTGTTCATGTGGAGGTGCTCAAGGACGTTGCATTCAGGCATGTGCCGTTCGACAAGGCGGAGGCCCTGTCGATGATCGACCAGATACGTGGCCGTGCCCTGTTGTCCGGCGTTCGCGGCGCACCGCCATCCGATGTCGATGCGCTGGCTGACGTCCTGGTCAGGATCTCCGCCTTCGCCGCGGCTCATCGCGACAATATCGAAACCATAGATCTCAACCCGGTCATTGCCTTACCTGCCGGCCAGGGCGTGGTGGCGCTTGACGCACTTCTTGTGCCGCTGAGCCGAATTGGCGCTTGA